GACAAAAGGCCCGGTGCCTTTGCGCGCATGCTGGTGCGTGAAGCCAAAAAGGCAAACCTGAAAACCCGCGTGCTCACGGAAAAGGAGCTCCGTCAGGGCAAGTACGGCGCCATTCTAGCCGTCGGCCAGGGCAGCGAGGACAAGCCCCGGCTGGTGGAAATAGTCTATGCCCCCAAGGGAGCGAAAAAGACCGTCGCCCTGGTCGGCAAGGGGGTCACCTTCGACACCGGAGGCATCAACCTGAAACCCAGCGCAGGCATCGAGGACATGAAAATCGACATGTCGGGCGCCGCAGCGGTGGCGGCCACCATGCTCGCCGTCGCCAGGCTGAAGCCACGGGTCAAGATCGCCGGCGTTATCCCGATCGTGGAAAACATGCCGTCGGGCTCTGCCACCCGCCCCGGCGACATCGTCACAAGCTATGCCGGCAAAACCGTCGAGATCGGCAACACCGACGCCGAAGGCCGTCTGATCCTCATCGACGCCATGACGCACGCCCTGAAAAGATTCAAACCGGATGTCATGGTCGATATCGCCACGCTGACAGGGGCCTGCATGGTCGCGCTGGGGGAAAAGGTTGCCGGTGTCTTTTCCCATGACGACGAACTGGCGGAGGCGATCGTCGCCGCCGGCCGGAAGACCCATGAAAGAACCTGGCGCCTGCCGCTGCCCGAGGACTACAAGGATTTGTTGAAAAGCGACATTGCCGACCTGAACAACATGAGCAGTTCGCGCTACGGCGGCGCGATCACGGCCGCCCTCTTCC
This genomic interval from Deltaproteobacteria bacterium contains the following:
- a CDS encoding leucyl aminopeptidase, coding for MIELKSTDIRKRKTATLAVPLCEDETIHSGAVQVLAEQAATFEEFDGKAGEELVLHNPPGVKADRVIFMGLGKRSQVRTDTLRTFAGRAVKACIQRKLSGVMIAAPSASSLNLETDAVLEALLEGAYLGNHRFDKYKQEKKLIPLKRMGVLTTPGNAKKQAALVPQVAAVCAGTLLAREWVSTPSNDKRPGAFARMLVREAKKANLKTRVLTEKELRQGKYGAILAVGQGSEDKPRLVEIVYAPKGAKKTVALVGKGVTFDTGGINLKPSAGIEDMKIDMSGAAAVAATMLAVARLKPRVKIAGVIPIVENMPSGSATRPGDIVTSYAGKTVEIGNTDAEGRLILIDAMTHALKRFKPDVMVDIATLTGACMVALGEKVAGVFSHDDELAEAIVAAGRKTHERTWRLPLPEDYKDLLKSDIADLNNMSSSRYGGAITAALFLSEFAGQARWAHIDIAGPAHIKKGMPTCEAGGTGFGVR